GGACCCACGACGACCGGCTGGTCCGGCTCCGGGAGGAGGGTGTCCCGGAGGCGGCGCTGCGCCGGCTCGCCTCGCCGATCGGGCTCGACCTCGGCGCGCGTACGCCGGAGGAGACCGCCGTCAGCATCGCCGCCGAGATCGTCGCCACCCGTTGGGGCGGCAACGGCGCCCCACTCTCCCGCCTCGACGGCCGCATCCACACCCACCACCGCACTGCCCCGGAGTAAGGAAGGGCCCCTTGTTAACGCTATGCGTTAACAAGGGGCCCTTCCTTACTCCTCAGCGGGGGAGGCGGAGGGCGAGGAAGAAGTCGACCCGGTCCTCGAAACGGGACAGGTCCCGCCCGGTGAGTTGTTCGATCCGGCCGATCCGGTAGCGCAACGTGTTGACGTGCAGGTGCAGCAGGGCGGCACAGCGGGTCCAGGATCCGCCGCAGGCGAGAAAGGAGTCCAGCGTACGGAGCAGGTTCGCGTTGTGCGTCCGGTCGTACGCGAGCAGCGGGGCGAGCAGCCGGCGTTGGAACGCCCGCCGGGTGTCGGCCGGCACCCCGGCCAGCAGGAGCAGGTGCGAGGCGAGTTCGTCGGCGCCGACCACACTGGTCCGTTCACCCCGTGCGACAGCCGTACGCAGGGCGTGCCGGGCCTCCTCGACCGCACCGCCGAGCGCACCTGGTCCGGCCGCCGGGCCGCTCACCCCGACCGCGAGCCGCCCACCGCCCAGCCCGGGCGCGTACGCGGCCACGCCGGTGCGGATCGCCTCCACCGCGTACGGGGCCTGCGCCGGTGTGACGGCGAGGACGGCGAGGATGGTGTCCGGGAGTCCGGCGTCGGTCACCGCGACCCGTTCGGTGGCCGGTTCGACCAGTTCGGCGCAGATGGTGACGGCCAGCTCCGGGGGCGTACGCAGGCCGGTCAGGTTGGCGGCGAGCACCAGGAAGGTCCCGTCCGGCGGCAGCCCGCAGGAGAGCAACCGGCCCCGCAGGTCGACCTGTTCGGTTCCGGTCAGGGCGGCGCCGAGCTGGTCGGCGAGCCGCCGTTCGATCCGTAGCGCCTCGTCCACCTGGGACCGTTCCAGCGCCACCAGACTGGTCAGTTCGGCCGCCGCGTCGGCCAGCCCGCCCTCCTGCGACGGGAACGGGTCGCGCCCGGGGGCGGCGCAGGCGAGCAGCCAGGAGGCGAGCCGGTGCTCCGGACGTCCGGGTACGCCGGAGACGACGACCCGGCGACCCTCCACTGTGGCGTGCGCCGGTAACCGTCCGGCGCCGAGGAAGGCGTGGGCGAGGGTGGCCCGGTCGGTGGCGGCGAGCGCGGTGGTGCCGGCGACCTGGCGGCCGGTCGGCGTCAGCACCCAGCAGTCGACGCCCAGTTCGGCGGCGGCCGCCGGGAGCAGGTCGACCAGCCGTGCCCCGGCGGCCATCGCGGCGACCAGACCCCGGTGCCGTCCGAGTACGGTGGCGAGCCCGGTGGCCCGCTGCGCCCAGAGCGACGGGTTCACCTCGTCGACGATGTCCCGGAACGACACCTCGATCGGCACCTCGAACAGTGGCATCCGGTGCCGTCGGCACGCGTCGACCAGGTCGTCCGGCACCGAGCCGAAGACCGCGTCACCGGCGCCGATCGCGGTCACCGACGCCTCGGCGCAGGCCGCGACGAAGGTTTCCGAGTCACTGGCGTCGCGTCGCCAGACCAGACCGGTCAGCACGATCTCGCCGCCGGAGAGGTAGCGCCGGGGGTCGGGCAGGTCGGTCACGTAGACCCGGCTGACGGGTCGTTCCAGCGCCTCCGCCCCGGTCAGCAGGGTGAGCCGCAGCCGTGGCCGGTGCAGCGCCTCGCGTAGCAGCATCGCGGTTCCTTCCGGTCGCGCCACGGGGAGATGGCTCGGGTTTGGAGGAAGCTACGGAAACGATACGGGTCACTCGTTTCGAATTGGGTGTCGCTGCCGGTTCAACCCGCGCTGACTGACTGTTGTACTTCTCCCAACCGCGGGGAGGTGGCGACCATCAGCGCTTCCGGCCACACCTTGGACAGTTTCAACACCGCGCCGCCCGACCGGGCCGCACGCGACCTGCTCGCCTGCTGCGCCGTACCGGCGTGGGCGTCGGCTCTGGTCGACCGACGTCCGTACCCGGACCTGGGTGTGCTGCTCGCCGTCGCGGACGCCGCGTTGGCGGCGCTGAGCTGGGAAGAAGTCGCGTCGGCGCTCGCCGCCCATCCGCGTATCGGCGAGCGGCCGGCCGGCGCGGACCGGGAGTCGGCCTGGTCCCGACGGGAGCAGGCCGGCGTCGCCGACGCCGACACCCGGACCAGGGCCGAACTGGCGGTCGCGAACCGGGAGTACGAGGCCCGCTTCGGTCACCTCTTCCTGATCTTCGCCAGTGGTCGGACCGATACCGAACTGCTCGCCGCGGCCCGGCGACGGTTGCGCAACGACGACGAGACCGAACGGCGGGTGGTCCACCAGGAGTTGCGGCGGATCGCCCGGCTCCGCCTCGAACGACTCCTCACCGACGACCCGGCCGAGTCGCCGGTGCGGGGCGCGGTCGACCCGGGTGGGCTGCGCGGAGCGGGAGGGCCGGGCCATGGGTGAACGGTTCGCGCAGGTCTCCACCCATGTGCTGGACACCGGACGGGGCATCCCGGCGGCCGGTGTGCACGTACGCCTCGAGCGCCACGACTCCGGTGGCTGGTCACTGGTGGCGCAGGGGCGTACCGACACCGACGGGCGGCTGCGCGACTGGGTGCCGCTGCACGCCTGCCAGGCCGGCGGCTACCGGCTGGTCTTCTTCGTCGACACGTACTTCGACGGCGACACCTTCTTCCCGGAGATCACCGTCGCTTTCCGGTTGACCGACCCGGATCAGCGGTACCACGTACCACTGCTGCTCGGCCGGCACGCCTACACCACCTATCGAGGGAGCTGAGCGATGTCGATCGTGCTCGGGGCCAACCAGTACGGCAAGGCCGAGGTACGTCTGGTCCGGGTGCTCCGGCACGGCGGCCGGCACGAACTGTGCGACCTCAACGTGACCGTGACCCTTGCCGGTGACCTCGCCGCGACCCATTTGACCGGCGACAACGCCCAGGTGCTGCCGACCGACTCGCAGAAGAACACCGTCTACGCCTTTGCCCGCTCGCACGGCGTCGACCAGATCGAGGACTTCGCCCTGCTGCTGGCCCGGCATTTCGTCACCGCCCAGCCGGCGATCAGCCGGGCCCGGGTGCGGATCGAGGAGTACGGCTGGCAGCGGCTCGGGCCGCACTCGTTCCAGCGGTCCGGTGGTGAGGTCCGCACCGCCACCGCCACCTGCGTCGACTCCGAATTCGACGCCGACTCCGACGCCGACGCCGGGCTGGTCGAGGTGGAGGCGGGTCTGACCGGGCTGGTGCTGCTCAACTCCACCGACTCGGAGTTCACCGGCTACGTCAAGGACCCGTACACGACGTTGCCGGAGACCACCGACCGGATCCTCGCCACCGCCGTCGACGCCCGCTGGCGTTACCAGGACACCGGTGTGGACTGGGCCGGCTCGTACGCGGGGGCGCGGGCCGCGCTGGTCGACGCGTTTGTCGGGACGTACAGCCTGTCGTTGCAGCAGACCCTCTACGCGATGGGTCACCGGGTGCTGGCCGAGCGACCGGAGATCACCGAGGTACGGCTCTCCCTGCCGAACCGGCACCACCTGCTGGTCGACCTGGCGCCGTTCGGTCTGGAGAACCCGGGCGAGGTCTTCGTCGCCACCGACCGCCCGTACGGGCTGATCGAGGCGACCATCTCCCGGGCCGGGGACGGGGTGGGGTGATGGAGTTCCTGGCGCCGGCGAACTGGTCCGAAGCACTGGCGGCCAAGGCGGCGTATCCGGAGGCGCTGCCGATCGCCGGTGGCACCGATGTGATGGTGGAGCTGAACTTCGACCGGCGCCGACCGGTGGCCCTGCTCGACCTGGGCCGGGTGGCCGAGCTGACCGAGTGGGGTGGGGACGGCGGACTGATCCGGGTCGGGGCCGGGGTCACCTACCGGCGGATCATCACCGAACTCGGCGCCCGGTTGCCCGGCCTGGCGCTGGCCGCCCGTACCGTCGGCTCGCCACAGATCCGCAACCGGGGCACCGTCGGCGGCAACCTCGGCTCCGCCTCACC
The Micromonospora pisi DNA segment above includes these coding regions:
- the uraH gene encoding hydroxyisourate hydrolase translates to MGERFAQVSTHVLDTGRGIPAAGVHVRLERHDSGGWSLVAQGRTDTDGRLRDWVPLHACQAGGYRLVFFVDTYFDGDTFFPEITVAFRLTDPDQRYHVPLLLGRHAYTTYRGS
- the pucL gene encoding factor-independent urate hydroxylase, whose protein sequence is MSIVLGANQYGKAEVRLVRVLRHGGRHELCDLNVTVTLAGDLAATHLTGDNAQVLPTDSQKNTVYAFARSHGVDQIEDFALLLARHFVTAQPAISRARVRIEEYGWQRLGPHSFQRSGGEVRTATATCVDSEFDADSDADAGLVEVEAGLTGLVLLNSTDSEFTGYVKDPYTTLPETTDRILATAVDARWRYQDTGVDWAGSYAGARAALVDAFVGTYSLSLQQTLYAMGHRVLAERPEITEVRLSLPNRHHLLVDLAPFGLENPGEVFVATDRPYGLIEATISRAGDGVG
- a CDS encoding PucR family transcriptional regulator, producing the protein MLLREALHRPRLRLTLLTGAEALERPVSRVYVTDLPDPRRYLSGGEIVLTGLVWRRDASDSETFVAACAEASVTAIGAGDAVFGSVPDDLVDACRRHRMPLFEVPIEVSFRDIVDEVNPSLWAQRATGLATVLGRHRGLVAAMAAGARLVDLLPAAAAELGVDCWVLTPTGRQVAGTTALAATDRATLAHAFLGAGRLPAHATVEGRRVVVSGVPGRPEHRLASWLLACAAPGRDPFPSQEGGLADAAAELTSLVALERSQVDEALRIERRLADQLGAALTGTEQVDLRGRLLSCGLPPDGTFLVLAANLTGLRTPPELAVTICAELVEPATERVAVTDAGLPDTILAVLAVTPAQAPYAVEAIRTGVAAYAPGLGGGRLAVGVSGPAAGPGALGGAVEEARHALRTAVARGERTSVVGADELASHLLLLAGVPADTRRAFQRRLLAPLLAYDRTHNANLLRTLDSFLACGGSWTRCAALLHLHVNTLRYRIGRIEQLTGRDLSRFEDRVDFFLALRLPR
- the uraD gene encoding 2-oxo-4-hydroxy-4-carboxy-5-ureidoimidazoline decarboxylase, whose amino-acid sequence is MATISASGHTLDSFNTAPPDRAARDLLACCAVPAWASALVDRRPYPDLGVLLAVADAALAALSWEEVASALAAHPRIGERPAGADRESAWSRREQAGVADADTRTRAELAVANREYEARFGHLFLIFASGRTDTELLAAARRRLRNDDETERRVVHQELRRIARLRLERLLTDDPAESPVRGAVDPGGLRGAGGPGHG